A genomic stretch from Terriglobia bacterium includes:
- the rsmA gene encoding 16S rRNA (adenine(1518)-N(6)/adenine(1519)-N(6))-dimethyltransferase RsmA, translating to MAKKFRTPARPRLGQHFLTDRRVRDQVVSSLGLQPSDTVVEIGAGRGFLTEALAPHVKRLWAIEMDPQWAVTLKAAFLDSKRVEVIAQDVLKVDFHHFVGAGEASPGLRVVGNLPYYISSPILFHLFEYADLIRDATLMVQRELAVRITATPTSKDYGYASLVTQLFSQAGLLFQVSPSSFSPPPRVHSSMIRLVMSPRAHSLAIDDTALFLKFAQQIFLEKRKTLLNNLKRFIVRNSPDTAAQLQEILRECSLDLKVRAENVPIESTALLYRTLRHRGLL from the coding sequence ATGGCGAAAAAATTCAGAACCCCGGCTCGTCCCCGGCTTGGCCAGCATTTCCTGACAGACCGGCGGGTGCGCGATCAAGTCGTCTCCAGCCTGGGTCTCCAACCTTCCGATACGGTGGTCGAGATCGGCGCCGGCCGCGGGTTTCTCACCGAGGCCCTTGCCCCGCATGTCAAGAGACTCTGGGCCATTGAAATGGACCCGCAATGGGCGGTGACGCTCAAGGCGGCTTTTCTCGATTCAAAGCGCGTTGAAGTGATCGCGCAGGATGTCCTGAAGGTGGACTTCCACCATTTTGTCGGCGCCGGCGAAGCCAGCCCGGGCCTCCGCGTGGTCGGCAATCTGCCTTACTACATCAGTTCCCCGATCCTCTTCCATCTGTTCGAGTACGCCGATCTGATTCGAGATGCCACTCTGATGGTCCAGCGCGAATTGGCGGTGCGTATTACGGCGACGCCCACGAGCAAGGATTACGGCTATGCTTCCCTGGTCACCCAGCTCTTCAGCCAGGCCGGTCTGCTCTTTCAGGTGTCGCCGTCCTCCTTTTCGCCACCGCCGCGGGTGCACTCCTCCATGATTCGTCTCGTGATGTCTCCCCGCGCCCACTCCCTGGCGATCGACGATACCGCCCTGTTTCTGAAATTTGCCCAACAGATATTCCTCGAAAAGAGAAAGACTTTGCTCAACAACCTGAAGCGCTTCATCGTCAGGAATTCCCCCGACACCGCGGCGCAACTGCAGGAAATTCTCAGGGAATGCTCCCTTGACCTCAAGGTCCGTGCAGAAAACGTTCCGATCGAGTCCACCGCCCTGCTCTATCGTACCTTGCGGCATCGCGGTCTCTTGTGA
- a CDS encoding response regulator translates to MSRAKVLLADDNSSIVRILHSILQGLGCDVSTASDGADALLKVRDSHPDVVVADFSMPIMDGIQLFRKLQEYPAHRDVPFVLLATRAEYEQKIRPLDLVPDEIIEKPFFAADARQRLKTILSRMQQHRLESMSVEDGAIGGRLADMGPVDLIQVLEIGRKTGALSLARQGESAVLYFREGQIYDAESGDLRGDPAVYRILTWGDGDFKIQFGAESKQQSVQNSTQGLLMEGMRQLDEGKR, encoded by the coding sequence ATGTCACGAGCAAAAGTTTTGCTGGCCGATGATAACTCCTCGATTGTCCGGATTCTCCATTCCATCCTGCAGGGTCTGGGCTGCGATGTGAGCACGGCCTCGGATGGGGCCGATGCCCTCCTCAAGGTGCGGGATTCGCATCCTGATGTGGTGGTGGCCGATTTCTCCATGCCGATCATGGATGGAATCCAGCTCTTTCGAAAGCTCCAGGAGTATCCCGCGCATCGCGATGTGCCGTTCGTGTTGCTGGCCACGCGGGCGGAATATGAGCAGAAAATCCGGCCCCTCGACCTGGTCCCCGACGAAATCATCGAAAAGCCTTTCTTTGCGGCCGATGCCCGCCAACGGCTGAAGACTATTCTCTCCCGCATGCAGCAGCACCGCCTGGAGTCGATGTCGGTCGAAGATGGGGCGATTGGCGGACGCCTCGCCGATATGGGTCCGGTCGACCTCATTCAAGTTCTGGAGATCGGGCGGAAGACCGGGGCCCTCTCCCTGGCGCGGCAGGGGGAGTCCGCCGTGCTCTATTTTCGCGAAGGTCAGATCTATGACGCGGAATCCGGCGACCTCCGGGGCGACCCGGCCGTGTACCGCATTCTGACCTGGGGGGATGGCGACTTCAAGATCCAGTTCGGGGCCGAATCGAAACAGCAAAGCGTCCAGAACTCCACGCAGGGCCTGCTCATGGAGGGCATGCGCCAGCTCGATGAGGGGAAACGCTAG
- a CDS encoding MogA/MoaB family molybdenum cofactor biosynthesis protein yields MSLTRHAAVITISDSVAVGTRPDLSGAAAKEKLEKLGYEVVLTEVVPDEINRIADRLKAIADAHTIDLVVTTGGTGLGPRDVTPEATQAVIDKSVPGLAELMRAESSRHTRFAFLSRALVGVRGETLIVNLPGSPKGVVECFDAIQDLLPHALNLIHGKTKH; encoded by the coding sequence ATGAGTCTTACACGACACGCCGCCGTCATCACCATCAGCGATTCAGTTGCCGTGGGCACGCGGCCGGATCTCTCGGGCGCCGCCGCGAAGGAGAAACTCGAGAAACTCGGGTATGAAGTCGTCTTGACCGAAGTGGTTCCGGACGAAATCAACCGGATTGCGGATCGACTGAAGGCCATTGCCGACGCTCATACCATTGACCTGGTCGTCACCACCGGCGGGACGGGCCTGGGCCCGCGGGATGTGACGCCGGAGGCCACTCAGGCAGTCATCGACAAGAGCGTCCCGGGACTGGCCGAGCTGATGCGGGCCGAATCCAGTCGCCACACCCGCTTCGCGTTCCTATCGCGCGCCTTGGTCGGGGTCCGGGGCGAAACGCTTATCGTAAATTTGCCCGGGAGCCCGAAGGGAGTGGTCGAGTGTTTCGACGCCATCCAGGATCTGCTCCCGCATGCGCTGAACCTCATCCACGGCAAGACCAAACATTGA
- the moaC gene encoding cyclic pyranopterin monophosphate synthase MoaC, producing MPKKLSHYDARGQAHMVEVGQKPVTLRTARAHGFIKISRAALSAIRGLRTPKGNPLEVARIAGILAAKRTPDLIPMCHPLFLTRVDVQCRFQKRGIEIESSATTKSETGVEMEALTAASVAALTLYDMCKAVDRSMEIGEIHLIEKRGGRSGVYRRAAPRK from the coding sequence ATGCCCAAGAAACTTTCCCATTACGATGCTCGAGGCCAGGCCCACATGGTGGAGGTCGGCCAGAAACCTGTGACGCTCCGCACAGCGCGGGCGCACGGGTTTATTAAGATCTCCCGCGCTGCACTCTCAGCTATCCGCGGCTTGAGGACTCCCAAAGGGAATCCTCTGGAGGTGGCCCGGATTGCGGGAATCCTGGCTGCCAAGCGGACTCCGGACCTGATTCCCATGTGCCATCCGCTGTTTTTGACCCGGGTCGACGTCCAATGTCGATTTCAAAAGCGCGGAATTGAAATCGAGAGCTCCGCCACGACCAAGAGCGAAACCGGGGTGGAGATGGAAGCGCTCACGGCCGCGTCGGTGGCGGCGCTGACGCTTTATGACATGTGCAAGGCCGTCGATCGATCCATGGAGATCGGAGAAATCCACCTCATCGAGAAGCGTGGGGGACGCAGCGGAGTTTACCGCCGGGCGGCTCCCAGAAAATGA
- the glgA gene encoding glycogen synthase GlgA: MRILLVASECVPFAKTGGLADVMGALPKFIAKMGHEVDVLIPRYRKIPLDRLSRVAPDFSISMSGRPKTCSIWRAPESPAPGEVIYFLDCPEYFDREEFYGEKGVDYPDNAERFALFSRAAIEFARRSATPPDLFHCHDWQSAPVPVFLKHESRNDPSLRNLRTVFTIHNMGYQGLFDAGVMKTAGLPESSFHIGELEYYGKVNYLKGGIALADAITTVSPKYSREIQTPEFGHGLEGVVRSRAANVQGILNGIDYADWSPAIDPFIVKKYTPESLDGKLECKLDLLQEFRLPGQLNRPLIGIISRLDDQKGFDLISEGIESILAMNPLFVVLGSGKPKYETLLQRIAGTNPQQFGLRLAFDNKLAHKIEAGADLFLMPSRYEPCGLNQLYSLKYGTVPVVRATGGLDDTVEPYDPSTGRGTGFKFHEYTASAMAAAVHDALEVYKDREAWHRLMRAGMTKDFSWGASARQYVKLYESLLSRRAP; the protein is encoded by the coding sequence ATGAGGATCTTATTGGTCGCTTCTGAATGTGTCCCCTTCGCAAAGACGGGTGGGCTGGCGGATGTGATGGGGGCCCTGCCGAAGTTTATTGCAAAAATGGGGCATGAAGTGGATGTCCTGATCCCGCGGTATCGCAAGATCCCCCTCGACCGGCTCTCGAGAGTCGCGCCGGACTTTTCCATTTCGATGAGTGGCCGGCCGAAGACCTGTTCCATTTGGCGGGCCCCGGAGTCGCCTGCCCCGGGCGAGGTGATTTATTTCCTGGACTGCCCGGAATACTTCGACCGCGAGGAGTTTTATGGCGAGAAGGGGGTCGATTATCCGGACAACGCGGAGCGGTTTGCCCTCTTCTCCCGCGCTGCCATTGAATTTGCCCGACGATCTGCGACGCCCCCCGACCTCTTCCACTGTCATGACTGGCAATCGGCTCCGGTCCCGGTGTTTCTGAAGCACGAATCCCGCAACGACCCCTCTTTAAGGAACCTGCGGACTGTCTTTACGATTCATAACATGGGTTATCAGGGTCTCTTCGATGCCGGCGTCATGAAGACGGCCGGACTGCCGGAATCGTCGTTTCATATCGGAGAGCTCGAGTACTATGGAAAGGTGAACTACCTGAAGGGTGGAATTGCGCTGGCCGATGCCATTACCACCGTGAGCCCGAAGTACAGTCGGGAGATTCAAACCCCCGAATTCGGACATGGGCTGGAAGGTGTCGTTCGAAGCCGGGCCGCGAATGTCCAGGGGATCCTCAACGGGATCGATTACGCCGATTGGTCCCCAGCCATTGATCCTTTTATTGTCAAGAAGTACACACCCGAATCCCTGGACGGCAAGCTCGAATGCAAGCTCGATCTGCTCCAGGAGTTTCGCCTCCCGGGACAACTGAATCGTCCCTTGATCGGAATCATCTCGCGGCTGGATGACCAGAAGGGGTTTGATTTGATTTCCGAAGGAATTGAATCGATTCTGGCCATGAACCCGTTATTTGTTGTGTTGGGTTCCGGCAAGCCGAAGTATGAAACCTTGTTGCAGCGCATTGCCGGCACGAACCCCCAGCAGTTTGGTTTGCGGCTGGCGTTTGACAACAAGTTGGCTCATAAAATTGAGGCTGGCGCGGATCTCTTTCTTATGCCCTCGCGGTATGAACCTTGTGGACTGAACCAACTCTATAGTCTAAAATATGGCACCGTTCCTGTGGTTCGCGCCACGGGCGGACTGGATGATACCGTCGAGCCCTATGATCCCTCCACAGGCCGGGGAACCGGATTCAAGTTCCACGAGTACACCGCTTCTGCCATGGCGGCCGCCGTTCACGATGCGTTGGAGGTTTACAAGGACCGTGAGGCATGGCACCGGTTAATGCGCGCGGGGATGACCAAGGATTTCTCCTGGGGTGCCTCGGCCCGTCAGTACGTCAAACTCTACGAATCTTTACTGTCGCGGCGCGCCCCGTAG
- a CDS encoding GxxExxY protein: MCNVQSNLKFQEVTSRILRAFFKEVYHRLGYGFLEKVYLNAMATELRRAGLKVEKQAKIDVFFKGEIVGEYYADLVVENAVIVELKAKRCLMEEDEAQLLNYLRSTPYEVGLLLNFGPKPEFCRKVFDNDRTVTKTWELNGNHRA; encoded by the coding sequence ATGTGTAATGTTCAATCCAACCTAAAATTTCAAGAGGTCACCAGCAGAATACTTCGTGCATTCTTTAAGGAGGTGTATCACAGGCTGGGCTATGGGTTTCTTGAGAAGGTCTACCTAAACGCGATGGCTACGGAACTTCGGCGGGCGGGTCTCAAGGTCGAAAAGCAAGCCAAGATCGACGTTTTTTTCAAAGGAGAAATCGTTGGGGAATACTATGCCGACCTCGTGGTCGAGAACGCGGTGATTGTCGAACTCAAGGCCAAGCGCTGTCTCATGGAAGAGGACGAGGCCCAATTGTTAAACTATCTACGCTCGACCCCCTATGAGGTTGGGCTATTGTTAAACTTCGGTCCGAAACCTGAATTCTGCCGAAAAGTGTTTGATAACGATCGAACGGTGACGAAGACTTGGGAATTGAATGGTAACCATCGAGCATGA
- the nuoB gene encoding NADH-quinone oxidoreductase subunit NuoB, with translation MDPYSFVDPSAERNFLVTTVDQVVNWARRSALWPMTFGLACCAIEMMATGASRFDIARFGAEVFRPSPRQSDLMIVAGTVALKMGPVLRRVWDQMPDPKWCISMGACSSCGGPFPTYAVLQGVDRIVPVDVYIPGCPPRPEALLYGIMRLQDKIDKMTMMGQIKKPPTALRLDRDYMPTAK, from the coding sequence ATGGATCCGTATTCTTTTGTAGACCCTTCAGCGGAAAGAAACTTCCTGGTGACGACGGTCGACCAGGTCGTGAATTGGGCGCGCCGATCGGCCCTTTGGCCGATGACCTTCGGGCTGGCCTGTTGTGCCATTGAAATGATGGCCACGGGCGCCAGCCGCTTCGACATCGCGCGCTTTGGCGCCGAGGTTTTTCGCCCTTCACCGCGCCAGTCTGACCTGATGATCGTGGCGGGAACGGTGGCCTTGAAGATGGGTCCGGTGCTGCGCCGCGTCTGGGACCAGATGCCGGACCCCAAGTGGTGCATCTCCATGGGCGCCTGCTCCAGCTGCGGAGGCCCCTTTCCGACTTACGCCGTGTTGCAGGGGGTCGACCGCATTGTTCCTGTCGATGTCTATATCCCCGGCTGTCCGCCGCGCCCGGAGGCATTGCTCTACGGCATCATGCGCCTGCAGGATAAGATCGACAAGATGACCATGATGGGCCAGATCAAAAAGCCCCCCACAGCGCTTCGCCTGGACCGGGATTACATGCCCACCGCGAAGTGA
- a CDS encoding NADH-quinone oxidoreductase subunit A, with protein MPKNYVPILMFMALGFLFPVVTIAILRLIRPSDPHKAKLSPYECGVDPVYQPRERYTVRYYIVAILFVVFDVETVFLFPWAIRYDVLGLFGLVEMLVFLGILVVGFIWLWKQGALEWV; from the coding sequence ATGCCCAAGAATTATGTTCCCATCCTGATGTTCATGGCACTCGGCTTTCTCTTTCCCGTCGTCACCATCGCCATACTCCGGCTGATTCGACCGAGCGATCCCCATAAGGCGAAACTCAGTCCATACGAATGCGGTGTCGATCCCGTCTATCAGCCCCGCGAGCGATACACGGTGCGGTACTATATTGTCGCGATCCTGTTCGTCGTCTTCGACGTGGAGACCGTGTTCCTTTTTCCCTGGGCCATTCGATACGACGTCCTGGGCCTCTTTGGATTAGTGGAAATGCTCGTGTTCCTGGGTATCCTGGTAGTGGGTTTTATCTGGCTATGGAAACAAGGCGCGTTGGAATGGGTATAG
- a CDS encoding molybdopterin molybdotransferase MoeA, producing MISVDEARQRVIDACRAKRGELGSERVTLEEALGRVLAEDLCADTDQPPFDRSTKDGYALRSADVQHAPVELRVAGESKAGDAILPRIGAGEAAQVMTGAAIPPGADAVVMVEEVESLGPAPANVRGDAFDSGRIRIKKSLNAGTNVSLRGNEARKGDVLVPRGHTLRVHEISLAASAGMTRPLVFKRPRVGILATGDELVSIENEPGQNQIRNSNSYSLLAMVRRSGAAAHLLGIARDDLQDLRQKIRAGLESSDCLLLTGGVSAGKYDFVEPVLRESGVELGFDAVAIRPGKPAVFGTRGHQFVFALPGNPVSAIVTYHLFVEPLLKMLSGEEAGEPSILNARLENSFKQPTGRRGYLPAHFEIRKGDVHVRTVRWRGSSDLAGLARSNCFLIAPEQQAEFTEKDSVKILVPSF from the coding sequence ATGATTTCCGTTGACGAAGCCAGACAAAGGGTGATCGACGCCTGCCGTGCGAAGCGGGGCGAACTGGGATCGGAACGGGTGACGCTCGAAGAAGCGCTGGGCCGGGTGCTGGCCGAAGACCTCTGTGCCGACACCGATCAGCCGCCGTTTGACCGGTCTACCAAAGACGGATACGCCCTTCGGAGCGCGGACGTCCAGCACGCCCCCGTGGAATTGCGCGTCGCCGGCGAGAGCAAGGCAGGCGATGCCATTCTTCCCCGGATCGGCGCCGGGGAAGCGGCCCAGGTGATGACCGGGGCTGCCATCCCCCCGGGCGCCGATGCGGTGGTCATGGTGGAGGAGGTTGAATCCCTTGGCCCCGCTCCGGCGAACGTTCGGGGAGACGCCTTCGATTCCGGCAGGATCAGAATCAAAAAGAGTTTGAACGCCGGGACCAATGTCTCCCTCCGCGGCAACGAAGCACGAAAGGGAGATGTGCTGGTACCCCGCGGTCACACCCTCCGGGTTCATGAGATCTCACTCGCCGCGAGTGCGGGTATGACAAGACCCCTGGTGTTCAAGAGACCCCGAGTGGGCATCCTCGCGACCGGCGATGAATTGGTGTCCATAGAGAATGAACCGGGACAGAATCAAATTCGTAATTCGAACAGCTATTCCCTCCTGGCCATGGTCCGCAGGTCGGGGGCCGCGGCACATCTGTTGGGAATTGCTCGGGACGACCTTCAAGATCTCCGGCAGAAGATTCGCGCCGGCCTTGAATCGAGCGATTGCCTGCTGCTGACAGGAGGGGTCTCCGCCGGAAAGTATGATTTTGTGGAGCCAGTGTTGAGGGAATCCGGGGTGGAATTGGGTTTTGATGCGGTGGCCATCCGGCCGGGGAAGCCGGCCGTCTTCGGGACGCGGGGACATCAATTCGTCTTTGCGCTTCCTGGGAATCCGGTGTCGGCCATCGTCACTTATCATCTCTTCGTGGAGCCGCTGCTCAAGATGCTTTCAGGGGAAGAGGCCGGCGAGCCTTCGATCTTGAATGCGCGACTTGAAAATTCATTCAAACAACCCACCGGAAGACGCGGCTATCTGCCCGCCCATTTCGAAATCCGGAAGGGTGACGTTCATGTAAGAACAGTTCGATGGAGAGGCTCCTCTGATCTTGCCGGCCTGGCGCGTTCGAATTGCTTTTTGATTGCACCGGAGCAGCAGGCAGAGTTCACTGAGAAAGACAGTGTGAAAATCCTGGTGCCTTCCTTCTGA
- the trxA gene encoding thioredoxin — protein sequence MSDNPNIFHFTDTSFDDEVLKAEVPVLVDFWAEWCAPCRMLAPAVEAVADQYQGKVKVGKVNVDENMAVSQRFNVRGIPMLILFKGGQVKDQIVGNTGKDNIVRMLERHLN from the coding sequence ATGTCTGACAACCCTAATATCTTTCACTTCACCGATACGAGTTTTGATGACGAGGTGTTGAAAGCCGAGGTGCCGGTCCTGGTCGACTTCTGGGCTGAATGGTGCGCTCCCTGCCGGATGCTGGCGCCGGCCGTTGAAGCGGTCGCCGATCAATATCAGGGCAAGGTGAAGGTGGGCAAGGTGAACGTGGATGAAAACATGGCGGTCTCGCAGCGGTTTAATGTTCGCGGCATCCCCATGCTCATTCTTTTCAAGGGGGGACAAGTCAAAGATCAGATCGTCGGGAACACGGGCAAAGACAATATCGTCCGAATGCTGGAGCGTCACCTGAATTGA